Proteins co-encoded in one Nicotiana sylvestris chromosome 7, ASM39365v2, whole genome shotgun sequence genomic window:
- the LOC104230009 gene encoding auxin transporter-like protein 4, with protein sequence MLAQKQAEEAIVPNFNETEHDGGKELEVEKLEDHSIFNVKSFLWHGGSAWDAWFSCASNQVAQVLLTLPYSFSQLGMVSGIVFQIFYGLVGSWTAYLISVLYIEYRSRKEKEGVSFKNHVIQWFEVLDGLLGPYWKAAGLAFNCTFLLFGSVIQLIACASNIYYINDHLDKRTWTYIFGACCATTVFIPSFHNYRIWSFLGLGMTTYTAWYLTVAALVHGQVENVQHSAPNKLVLYFTGATNILYTFGGHAVTVEIMHAMWKPQKFKYIYLIATLYVFTLTLPSASAVYWAFGDQLLNHSNAFSLLPKNAWRDAAVILMLIHQFITFGFACTPLYFVWEKVIGMHDTKSICLRALARLPVVVPIWFLAIIFPFFGPINSAVGALLVSFTVYIIPALAHMLTYRKSSARQNAAEKPPFFMPSWTAMYAINIFIVGWIFVVGFGFGGWASMTNFVRQVDTFGLFAKCYQCKPSLPPASLPPHSAPPASIHH encoded by the exons ATGTTGGCTCAGAAGCAAGCAGAAGAAGCTATTGTCCCAAACTTCAATGAAACTGAACATGATGGTGGAAAagaattagaagttgagaaattAGAAGATCACTCCATTTTTAATGTCAAGAGTTTCCTCTGGCATGGTGGTTCTGCTTGGGATGCTTGGTTCAGTTGTGCTTCTAATCAA GTAGCACAAGTGCTATTGACATTACCATACTCTTTTTCTCAACTTGGTATGGTATCAGGCATAGTGTTCCAGATCTTCTATGGTCTTGTTGGTAGCTGGACTGCATACCTCATCAGTGTTCTCTATATTGAATACAGAagcagaaaagaaaaagaaggtgtTAGCTTCAAGAATCATGTCAttcag TGGTTTGAAGTGTTAGATGGACTACTGGGACCATACTGGAAAGCAGCAGGCCTTGCCTTCAACTGTACTTTCCTTCTGTTTGGATCTGTCATTCAACTAATTGCTTGTGCAAG TAATATATATTACATCAATGATCATTTGGACAAGAGGACATGGACATACATATTTGGAGCTTGTTGTGCTACTACTGTTTTCATTCCTTCTTTCCACAACTATCGAATTTGGTCTTTTCTGGGCCTTGGGATGACCACTTACACTGCTTGGTACTTAACCGTTGCAGCTCTTGTTCATGGCCAG GTTGAAAATGTTCAACACTCTGCTCCAAACAAGCTAGTGTTGTATTTCACTGGTGCTACCAATATCCTTTACACCTTCGGTGGACATGCTGTTACTGT GGAAATTATGCATGCAATGTGGAAACCACAGAAGTTCAAGTACATATACTTAATAGCCACCTTGTACGTTTTCACCCTAACATTACCATCAGCTTCAGCAGTTTACTGGGCATTTGGAGATCAACTTTTAAACCACAGCAATGCATTTTCACTTCTACCAAAAAACGCATGGCGTGATGCTGCTGTGATCTTGATGTTAATTCACCAGTTTATCACATTTGGATTTGCATGTACTCCATTATACTTTGTGTGGGAGAAAGTTATAGGGATGCATGATACGAAAAGCATATGCTTAAGGGCATTGGCTAGATTGCCTGTGGTTGTACCAATATGGTTCTTGGCTATTATTTTCCCATTTTTTGGACCTATTAATTCTGCAGTTGGTGCTCTTTTGGTTAGTTTCACAGTCTACATCATCCCAGCTCTTGCCCATATGCTCACCTATCGTAAATCCTCCGCTCGTCAG AACGCGGCGGAGAAACCTCCATTTTTCATGCCAAGTTGGACTGCTATGTATGCAATTAACATCTTTATAGTTGGTTGGATTTTTGTTGTCGGATTTGGGTTCGGAGGTTGGGCTAGCATGACCAATTTCGTCAGACAAGTCGATACGTTTGGCCTTTTCGCCAAGTGTTATCAATGCAAACCTTCGCTTCCTCCGGCGAGCCTACCGCCACATTCGGCGCCACCGGCCTCCATCCACCACTAA